The Solibacillus sp. FSL R7-0668 genome includes the window TTAGAGCATCAATTATACTTTGATAATCCTACTTTTTTTGAACATGTAGGTTTTATGGCTCGTTACTTATCCTTTGCAAAAGTAATAGCCATTGTCAATGAAGCACAGTACAACCAAGTACAATATGCTGACATGCTGACAAAAAGCTATCATCCATCCATTGCACAATCACAGGAGCAAATGTATATACAAATGAAGCAATTTTTCGATAAGCGACAATATCGCAATGTCATCGAGGCATTGAATTTACGCATGTATATTCATCGCTATCATTATGTATTATTAACGACTGCTAACACAAGACATCTGAAGTCGCTGGAGCGCCAGATTATTCGGGAGGGCAAAAATTTTTCTCAGCTGTCCTGGAAACATCGGTTGATGAAGCCACTCGTGAAGCTGAGGCTCTATCCGACATTTTTCAGGCTAGTGCATAAAGTAAAGGCAGAATAATCGATTTATCAACATAGTTACTGTACATCTAAATTTTAGAATCGTATATGGGGGCGTGTCGGTTGATTTTAGTTGTTGGTGGTGCGGGTTATATTGGGAGTCAGGTTGTAAAGCTATTAGTAAATACAGAGCAGGTTATTGTATACGATAATTTATCGACAGGGCATCGTGAGGCTGTAGCTGAACATGCCATTTTTGTCCAAGGGGATATCAGGGATGAGGTGAAGTTAACACAATTATTTTCACTTTTTCCAATTGATGCTGTTTTCCATTTTGCTTCGGCTTGTTCAGCAGAGGAGTCCGTCCCAAATCCTGCGCATTATTATGAAAATAATGTAGGGGCTACACTGCATTTACTCAAGGTGATGCGTGCCTATAAAGTGAATAAAATGATTTATTCTTCTACGGCTGCAATCTATCAGCCGATTGCACAAGGGCTGCTTCATGAAGAAAGCACCATTAGTCCAGTCAATCCGTATGGACGCTCTATGCGAATGGTGGAGCAAATTTTAGAAGATTATGCGGCAGCTTATGATTTTCAGTGTACGGTTTTACGCTATTTTAATGTTGCAGGAGTGGATGCCTTTGCGCAAAATGGAGATAGTCATGCACCTGAAACGCATTTAATCCCTCTTGTTTTGAGGCATTTATCTGGTGAGACAGAGACGGTCCAAATTTATGGCGATGATTATGACACAGCAGATGGCACCTATATTCGAGACTATCTCTGTGTTGCAGATTTGGCCAAAGCACATATTTTAGCGTTTGAAGCTTTAATGATGGAGCAAAAGCCTTTTACGATTTATAATGTAGGCAATGAGCGCGGCTATTCTGTAAAAGAAATTATTCAACTATGTGAACAGGTGACGCAAAAAAAGGCGACGATTGAAATAGCCAAAAGACGTAATGGTGAACCAGCGCAACTTATAGCATCGGCGAAAAAAATAAGACAAGCACTAGGTTGGGAAGCCGAGAAGGATCTACACATAATGGTTGAACATGCCTGGAATTGGCATCTGCTTCAGAAATATTGACTGGAATAGGGTGTTTTGGAGGTAGCGTAAATAAATTTTAAAAACCCCAAATACCTACGTAAACTGCTGCATGCGTATAAAATGTAGTAGTTTTTATTTTGTCAAAGCAGCTTAAGTGCTTATTCAATAATTGCTTGCATATCCGAAACAGTGGTAAAATGGAATAATGGACTAGAAGAAAGTGTGGTTTTAAAAAATGAAAGTTTTATTTATTGGGGATATTGTCGGTTCGATTGGACGCGATGCCGTTGCAACCTATTTACCTCGTTTAAAAAAGAAATACAATTTAGATGTAGTCATTGCCAATGGTGAAAATGCAGCAGCTGGACGCGGTATTACACGTAGCATTTACAATGATTTATTACAAATGGGTGTGGATGTTATCACAATGGGCAACCATACGTGGGATAACAAGGATATTTTTGATTTTATCGATGACGCGGATTATTTAGTGCGTCCAGCCAATTTTTCAAAGGATGCGCCTGGTCGTGGTGTGACACAGGTGACGAAAAATGGTGTGACAATTTCAGTCATTAATCTACATGGACGTGTATTTTTACCACCACATGACGATCCATTTGAGATGGGCTTAGCGCTTGTCGAAGAAGCACGTAAAACGTCACCACTTGTATTCGTCGATTTTCACGCAGAAGCGACAAGTGAGAAAATCGCGTTAAGCTGGCATTTAGAGGGGAAAGCGTCGGTTGTTGTCGGTACCCATACACATGTGCAAACAGCAGATAACCGTATTTACCCAGGTGGTACAGCGTATATTACCGATGTGGGCATGACGGGTCCTTATGATGAAGTTTTAGGCATGGGCAAAGACAATGTCATTTATAAATTTTTAACGAATATGCCGGCGCGCTATGAAGTGCCAAAAAAGGGAC containing:
- the galE gene encoding UDP-glucose 4-epimerase GalE, translating into MILVVGGAGYIGSQVVKLLVNTEQVIVYDNLSTGHREAVAEHAIFVQGDIRDEVKLTQLFSLFPIDAVFHFASACSAEESVPNPAHYYENNVGATLHLLKVMRAYKVNKMIYSSTAAIYQPIAQGLLHEESTISPVNPYGRSMRMVEQILEDYAAAYDFQCTVLRYFNVAGVDAFAQNGDSHAPETHLIPLVLRHLSGETETVQIYGDDYDTADGTYIRDYLCVADLAKAHILAFEALMMEQKPFTIYNVGNERGYSVKEIIQLCEQVTQKKATIEIAKRRNGEPAQLIASAKKIRQALGWEAEKDLHIMVEHAWNWHLLQKY
- a CDS encoding TIGR00282 family metallophosphoesterase; the protein is MKVLFIGDIVGSIGRDAVATYLPRLKKKYNLDVVIANGENAAAGRGITRSIYNDLLQMGVDVITMGNHTWDNKDIFDFIDDADYLVRPANFSKDAPGRGVTQVTKNGVTISVINLHGRVFLPPHDDPFEMGLALVEEARKTSPLVFVDFHAEATSEKIALSWHLEGKASVVVGTHTHVQTADNRIYPGGTAYITDVGMTGPYDEVLGMGKDNVIYKFLTNMPARYEVPKKGREVLSAFFVEIDDKTGKALRQERVLINEDNPFQA